The genomic DNA ACTAATGATCGTTTGCTGGAGATTAATCGAGATAAAGAAGTCGTTTGGTCTTCAGAAAGTTGGCCCAATGGAAAATTAGTTGATGACACTCGTTTAGATTATCCCAATGATGCTGAAGAAATTGCCAATGGTCATTTTTTAGTTACCGATCGAAATCATGACCGAGTTTTGGAAATTGATCGTTCAGGAATGATTTATTGGCAGAAAAAGCAGTTAAATCAACCTCATAACGCCGACCGTTTAGCCAATGGTAACACCCTAATTAGTGATTCAGAGAATGATCAGGTAATTGAGGTTAATAGTGCTGGTCAGGTAGTTTGGTCTTATAAGGGAGAAGAAGACAATCCTCTTTATTGGCCACGGGACGTTGATCAATTGGAAAACGGTCATTATTTAATTACTGATGCTCGTCATCATCGGGTGATTGAGGTGACAACTGATGGTGAGATAGTGTGGGAGTATGCCGACTTTTTAAGTTTTCCTTATGAAGCCGATCGTTTAGCCAATGGTAACACTCTGATTAGTGATTCTTCTCACGCTCGGGTGATTGAAGTGACGCCTGAAGGTAAAATTGTTTGGGAATTCAGGAATGCTTCGGAGAGAAAGGATGATACTAATTTTTTAGGTAGCTTTGAAAAAGATAAAGATGGTGATGATTGGCCCGATAATTGGATTCGGGGAAATCTTTTAGCTGAAGGGCAGGGAACTTTTGGTTGGGAAAAAAATGTTTTTAAAGATGGCCAGCGGAGTGCTCGGATCGATTACGATGGTACCGGTCAGATTTTTTGGCACCAATATTATCCAGTCAAACCAGGCAGCAAATATGATTTGATTGGCTTTATTAAAAGTCAGGATTTAGATGGTTTTGCTCGTTTTGAAGTTGTTTTTGTTGATGAATTAGGTGGTCAGGTAGGTTTGACTGCCAGAACGCCAGATCATCAACGGACGACCAAATGGACGCGCTACGAAACCATTTTTACTCCCCCAGAAAAAGCGATCGCCGCTGATATTTGGTGTTTAGTTGAGGGTAGCGGGACGGTTTGGTTCGATGAAATTAGTCTTAAACAAGTAGGCTGGCAAAGAATTCTAGGAATTAAGTTATCTCTAGGAATTATTGTTGGCGGCGTAATAATTGCCTTAATCCTTAATAAA from Patescibacteria group bacterium includes the following:
- a CDS encoding PQQ-binding-like beta-propeller repeat protein, whose translation is MKRGLFFGCLPLLAAFLIFAPKIYSQNSQTEVVLDRPFGIERLENGHFLIADGGGQDWTNQGSEIIEVDQQGKVVWSYQDELVFAHSAEPLVNGNFLIADTTNDRLLEINRDKEVVWSSESWPNGKLVDDTRLDYPNDAEEIANGHFLVTDRNHDRVLEIDRSGMIYWQKKQLNQPHNADRLANGNTLISDSENDQVIEVNSAGQVVWSYKGEEDNPLYWPRDVDQLENGHYLITDARHHRVIEVTTDGEIVWEYADFLSFPYEADRLANGNTLISDSSHARVIEVTPEGKIVWEFRNASERKDDTNFLGSFEKDKDGDDWPDNWIRGNLLAEGQGTFGWEKNVFKDGQRSARIDYDGTGQIFWHQYYPVKPGSKYDLIGFIKSQDLDGFARFEVVFVDELGGQVGLTARTPDHQRTTKWTRYETIFTPPEKAIAADIWCLVEGSGTVWFDEISLKQVGWQRILGIKLSLGIIVGGVIIALILNKLIK